From the genome of Leishmania donovani BPK282A1 complete genome, chromosome 12, one region includes:
- a CDS encoding proteasome regulatory ATPase subunittcc1l8.3, putative: MAISSVASVSATKASALAAKKAEKDAHASRSLFEEYEQLSKDIKNIQLKTMICRTETHQLMKEESAAKQEVKRIQAVPLVLGNFVEVVDSVRGIVSGTSGSQYFVRILSTLNKEHLKPNVSVGLHKSSNACVQLLPSETDATITLLNSSDRPDVTYSDVGGLDMQKQEIREAVELPLTHAGLYEQIGIDPPRGVLLYGPPGTGKTMLVKAVARHTKASFIRVVGSEFVQKFLGEGPRKVRDVFRLARENAPSIIFIDEVDSIATKRFDAQTGADREVQRVLVELLTQMDGFDQTTNVKVIMATNRWDTLDPALLRPGRLDRKIEFPYPDRRQKRLVFQVCTSKMNLSPEVDLEDYVTRPEKLSGADIQSICQEAGMLAVRKNRYVILPRDIENAYRTVIKKTGDETYDFYS, encoded by the coding sequence CcaagaaggcggagaaggacgcGCATGCCAGTCGTTCTCTCTTCGAGGAGTACGAGCAGCTCAGCAAGGATATCAAGAACATACAGCTCAAGACGATGATCTGCAGGACCGAGACGCACCAGCTCATGAAGGAAGAGAGCGCGGCGAAGCAGGAGGTGAAGCGCATCCAGGCGGTGCCCCTCGTCCTCGGCAACTTCGTCGAGGTTGTGGACAGTGTCCGCGGTATCGTGAGCGGCACGAGCGGCTCGCAGTATTTTGTGCGCATCCTTTCGACCCTCAACAAGGAGCACCTCAAGCCGAACGTCAGCGTCGGCCTgcacaagagcagcaacgcctgcgtgcagctgctgccgagcgAAACGGACGCGACCATCACGCTGCTCAACTCGAGCGACAGACCCGACGTCACATACTCGGACGTGGGTGGTCTGGACATGCAGAAGCAGGAGATTCGCGAGGccgtggagctgccgctgaccCACGCGGGCCTGTACGAGCAGATCGGTATTGACCCTCCGCGCGGTGTGCTGCTCTACGGCCCGCccggcaccggcaagacCATGCTGGTGAAGGCCGTGGCGCGGCACACGAAGGCCTCCTTCATCCGCGTTGTCGGCAGCGAGTTTGTGCAGAAGTTCCTCGGCGAGGGCCCGCGCAAAGTGCGTGACGTGTTTCGTCTCGCCCGCGAGAACGCGCCATCCATCATCTTCATCGACGAGGTCGACTCCATCGCGACCAAGCGTTTTGATGCTCAGACCGGCGCCGATCGTGAGGTGCAGCGTGTGCTTGTGGAGCTGCTTACCCAGATGGACGGCTTTGACCAGACAACCAACGTCAAGGTCATCATGGCCACAAACCGCTGGGACACGCTGGAccccgcgctgctgcgccctgGTCGCCTCGACAGAAAGATCGAGTTCCCGTACCCTGACCGCCGCCAGAAGCGCCTCGTCTTCCAGGTATGCACGTCGAAGATGAACCTGTCGCCTGAAGTGGACCTCGAAGACTACGTGACTCGGCCGGAGAagctcagcggcgccgacatcCAGTCCATCTGCCAGGAAGCGGGTATGCTGGCGGTGCGAAAGAATCGATACGTCATTCTGCCGCGCGACATCGAAAATGCGTACAGGACGGTGATTAAGAAGACTGGGGATGAGACGTACGACTTCTACTCGTGA
- a CDS encoding glyoxalase II, putative: MRNYCTKTFGSAFSVTVVPTLKDNFSYLINDHTTHTLAAVDVNADYKPILTYIEEHLKQQGNADVTYTFSTILSTHKHWDHSGGNAKLKAELEAMNSTVPVVVVGGANDSIPAVTKPVREGDRVQVGDLSVEVIDAPCHTRGHVLYKVQHPQHPNDGVALFTGDTMFIAGIGAFFEGDEKDMCRAMEKVYHIHKGNDYALDKVTFIFPGHEYTSGFMTFSEKTFPDRASDDLAFIQAQRAKYAAAVKTGDPSVPSSLAEEKRQNLFLRVADPAFVAKMNQGNAHALMMYLYNACD, translated from the coding sequence ATGCGCAACTACTGCACAAAAACGTTCGGCTCCGCCTTCTCTGTCACGGTGGTGCCGACGCTCAAAGACAACTTCTCCTACCTCATCAACGACCACACCACCCACACACTCGCGGCCGTGGATGTGAATGCCGACTACAAGCCCATTTTAACGTACATCGAGGAGCACCTCAAGCAGCAGGGCAACGCCGACGTCACATACACTTTCAGTACCATACTCAGCACCCACAAGCACTGGGACCACTCGGGTGGCAACGCGAAGCTCAAGGCAGAGCTGGAGGCCATGAACAGCACGGTGCCAGTGGTAGTGGTCGGCGGTGCCAACGACAGCATCCCTGCCGTCACAAAGCCAGTACGCGAGGGTGATCGGGTCCAGGTTGGGGATCTCTCTGTCGAAGTGATCGATGCGCCGTGCCACACTCGCGGTCACGTGCTGTACAAGGTGCAACATCCGCAGCACCCCAACGACGGTGTGGCCCTCTTCACCGGTGACACCATGTTCATcgccggcatcggcgccttCTTCGAGGGGGACGAGAAGGACATGTGCCGCGCGATGGAGAAGGTGTATCACATCCACAAAGGCAATGACTACGCTCTCGACAAGGTCACCTTCATCTTCCCCGGACACGAGTACACCTCTGGCTTCATGACCTTCTCGGAGAAAACGTTCCCGGaccgcgccagcgacgaTCTGGCGTTCATCCAGGCGCAGAGGGCCAAGTATGCGGCGGCCGTGAAGACGGGCGATCCGTCTGTGCCCAGCTCGCTGGCGGAGGAAAAGCGGCAGAACCTTTTCCTGCGTGTGGCTGATCCGGCCTTTGTGGCCAAGATGAACCAAGGcaacgcgcatgcgctgatGATGTACCTTTACAACGCCTGCGACTGA